Proteins from one Triticum aestivum cultivar Chinese Spring chromosome 7A, IWGSC CS RefSeq v2.1, whole genome shotgun sequence genomic window:
- the LOC123149664 gene encoding heme-binding-like protein At3g10130, chloroplastic isoform X1: MAFPCLPAVRPPPRAVRARGERPRGRRPALTVVAAGTRTSSGAEARGSLVLALVSQALAASQRRAVDLVTEAAKYALPSGRFEPRTLEEALMSVPDLETVPFRVLKREEEYEIRQVESYYVAETTMPGRTGFDFNGSSQSFNVLASYLFGKNTRSEQMEMTTPVFTRKEEVRGETMDMTTPVITKKSADENKWKMSFVMPSKYGPDLPQAKDPSVTIKEVPSKIVAVAAFPGLVTDDDISQRESRLRKSLQKDTQYQLKEDSVVEIAQYNPPFTLPFARRNEIALEVERLDRAS; this comes from the exons ATGGCGTTCCCCTGCTTGCCCGCCGTgcggccgccgccgcgcgccgtccgAGCCCGAGGCGAGCGGCCCCGCGGCCGGCGGCCCGCGCTGACGGTCGTGGCCGCCGGAACCCGCACCAGCAGCGGCGCCGAGGCCCGCGGGTCGCTGGTGCTGGCGCTCGTCTCGCAGGCCCTCGCCGCCTCGCAGCGCCGCGCCGTCGACCTCGTCACCGAGGCCGCCAAATACGCTCTCCCTTCCGGCCGCTTCGAGCCACGGACCCTCGAGGAGGCCCTCATGTCCG TTCCTGACCTCGAGACCGTCCCGTTCCGCGTCCTGAAGCGTGAGGAGGAGTACGAGATCAGACAAGTGGAG TCGTACTATGTCGCTGAGACGACGATGCCTGGAAGAACCGGGTTTGATTTCAACGGATCGTCTCAGTCGTTCAACGTGCTGGCGTCTTACTTATTCGGTAAG AACACAAGGTCCGAACAAATGGAAATGACAACCCCTGTTTTTACTCGGAAGGAGGAAGTTCGCGGTGAAACGATGGACATGACCACCCCAGTTATAACAAAGAAG TCAGCTGATGAAAATAAGTGGAAGATGTCTTTTGTGATGCCATCAAAATATGGCCCAGACTTGCCTCAGGCAAAAGACCCATCTGTGACTATCAAGGAGGTGCCCAGCAAAATTGTAGCGGTTGCGGCCTTTCCAG GTTTGGTTACAGATGATGACATAAGCCAGAGGGAATCCAGGTTGCGGAAATCTCTCCAGAAAGATACCCAGTATCAACTGAAAGAGGATTCAGTGGTGGAAATTGCACAG TATAATCCCCCTTTCACACTTCCTTTTGCAAGGCGTAATGAAATAGCACTAGAGGTTGAGCGACTGGATAGAGCCTCCTGA
- the LOC123149664 gene encoding heme-binding-like protein At3g10130, chloroplastic isoform X2 codes for MAFPCLPAVRPPPRAVRARGERPRGRRPALTVVAAGTRTSSGAEARGSLVLALVSQALAASQRRAVDLVTEAAKYALPSGRFEPRTLEEALMSVPDLETVPFRVLKREEEYEIRQVESYYVAETTMPGRTGFDFNGSSQSFNVLASYLFGKNTRSEQMEMTTPVFTRKEEVRGETMDMTTPVITKKSADENKWKMSFVMPSKYGPDLPQAKDPSVTIKEVPSKIVAVAAFPGLVTDDDISQRESRLRKSLQKDTQYQLKEDSVVEIAQA; via the exons ATGGCGTTCCCCTGCTTGCCCGCCGTgcggccgccgccgcgcgccgtccgAGCCCGAGGCGAGCGGCCCCGCGGCCGGCGGCCCGCGCTGACGGTCGTGGCCGCCGGAACCCGCACCAGCAGCGGCGCCGAGGCCCGCGGGTCGCTGGTGCTGGCGCTCGTCTCGCAGGCCCTCGCCGCCTCGCAGCGCCGCGCCGTCGACCTCGTCACCGAGGCCGCCAAATACGCTCTCCCTTCCGGCCGCTTCGAGCCACGGACCCTCGAGGAGGCCCTCATGTCCG TTCCTGACCTCGAGACCGTCCCGTTCCGCGTCCTGAAGCGTGAGGAGGAGTACGAGATCAGACAAGTGGAG TCGTACTATGTCGCTGAGACGACGATGCCTGGAAGAACCGGGTTTGATTTCAACGGATCGTCTCAGTCGTTCAACGTGCTGGCGTCTTACTTATTCGGTAAG AACACAAGGTCCGAACAAATGGAAATGACAACCCCTGTTTTTACTCGGAAGGAGGAAGTTCGCGGTGAAACGATGGACATGACCACCCCAGTTATAACAAAGAAG TCAGCTGATGAAAATAAGTGGAAGATGTCTTTTGTGATGCCATCAAAATATGGCCCAGACTTGCCTCAGGCAAAAGACCCATCTGTGACTATCAAGGAGGTGCCCAGCAAAATTGTAGCGGTTGCGGCCTTTCCAG GTTTGGTTACAGATGATGACATAAGCCAGAGGGAATCCAGGTTGCGGAAATCTCTCCAGAAAGATACCCAGTATCAACTGAAAGAGGATTCAGTGGTGGAAATTGCACAG GCGTAA